TGATCTGTTCGGCGTCGCTCGCCTCGCGCACCACCGCGCCCGGCTTGGGCACCCGGTCGACCATCCGCCGTTGCAGGTCCTCGCCGTCACCGGACTTCGTCCGGTTATCAGAGGCGCCTTGCGCCTCGCCCTCCGAGAACAGAACCGCCACGGGGTCGAGCGACGCGACGAACTTGTAGTCCCGCTCCGCGAAGTCGTCTCGGCGCATCGCCCGCCGGGCGTGAATCTCGGTCGCGTCGTCGGCCTCGAACTCCTGGGCGTACTCCAGGGCCGTGATGCGACAGAACAGCGTCTCGTCGTCCGGATAGGGCACGAGGAGGTACTTCCCCAGCCGCACCGACTCGCGGTTGTCGCTGGTGACGAAGGCTTCGAGCGTCGTCTCGTCGCCGTCCTCCGACACCCGGAGGCCCTGCGAGACGGAGATGGAGCCGAGGCCGCGGTCGGAGCCGGCGGGCGACACATCGTAGGGTTCGAAGTCGTCGGCAGCGGGGTCGGCGTTGGCGTCCGACGACGCCGGATCGGCCTCGCCGTCGGTGTCGTCGGAGGAGAAGTCGGTGAAGTCGCCGAGGTCGGACATGTCCGCTACCACGGACGATGGGCTCAAACCGCTTTCGGCGCCGGGCTACGACTCGTCGGCGCCGCCGTCGCCCTCGCTGTCGGCGTCGGGGGGTCGCCCCGTCGACGCCCCGTCCCGCTCGTCCGCCACGACGGCCTCGCCCCTCGGCGGCGTGTACGCGTACAGCAGCCCCTCGTGGGGGACGTAGAAGGCCGCTCCGTCCGGCCGCTCGAACACGCGGGCGTCGACGTCGATGGCGGTGTCGACCAGCCCCGAAAGCGAGTCGACGTCGACCCGCGGGCGGTCGAGGACGGCCGACGGGAGCCGGGCGGTCGTGATCCAGTCGTCGAACTCCTCGCGCGTCGACTCGAAGTCCAGACGGTCGCGTTCGGCCACCGAGACGGCCAACTGACCGTCGTATCGACCGTACGTGAGGCCTGCGAGGCCGACGACGCCGATCAGCAACGCGACCGGACCGCCGACCCGCCACGCCGGGCCGTACGTCCGCTCGCGGGTGATTCGCTCGGTCGTCGAGCCGGTGACCGCCTGTCCACCCGTCTCGCCGGGCGCGTACGTCGATCCGTCGACACCGACGGGGAGACGGTACGTCGCGCTCCGCTCGACCGGCTGGCCGTTGACCTCGCCGTCGAGAGCCACCGTGTTGATCACCGTGATCCGGGTCGAACCCGGCGTCCCGCCGAG
This window of the Haloplanus rubicundus genome carries:
- a CDS encoding DUF5305 domain-containing protein; amino-acid sequence: MSLGGDRDLLGVRVRAILDEWFWAVALVAVVVAGAGGYVAYTAYAAPGTTVEERQVSSWEGNGSYTTAATVTEPNPLYATGTELSDRPAYFLTVSPRLDGTFAFEYAASGGGSVDVAVEQTLVVRAVEEGEDGSTVEYWRIEEPLGTTDASGVTPGEPVRTTFSRNVSRVANRAANVTERLGGTPGSTRITVINTVALDGEVNGQPVERSATYRLPVGVDGSTYAPGETGGQAVTGSTTERITRERTYGPAWRVGGPVALLIGVVGLAGLTYGRYDGQLAVSVAERDRLDFESTREEFDDWITTARLPSAVLDRPRVDVDSLSGLVDTAIDVDARVFERPDGAAFYVPHEGLLYAYTPPRGEAVVADERDGASTGRPPDADSEGDGGADES